Proteins found in one Oribacterium sp. oral taxon 102 genomic segment:
- a CDS encoding GntP family permease, producing the protein MYYFIIIFVAVLLMILAIQKWNMHPFIVMLLISVIVGLACGLGTEQLISTVKSGFGNIMGSIGIVILCGTIIGTILEKTGAALTMANSILKLVGKKRSVLTMAITGYITGIPVFCDSGFVILSPIARALADQSNISLAVMATALSGGLYATHCLVPPTPGPIAMAGTLEADLGLTILVGLLISIPATISAYIYARKVAGKVDIPANPECTVEQLLEKYGHLPGALHSFAPILLPIILIALKSIADFPAAPFGSGVLKNAISFIGNPVIALVLGVFLAMTLIPEAERKNTLKWVTEGVTNSAGILAITGAGGSFGAVIQQLPIADALSSSLLGLGVGVLLPFLIAALLKCAMGASTVAMITTSAMMAPLMASMGFTSPLAKTLVIMAIGAGSMTVSHANDSYFWVVSQFSDMNTSQAYKCQTGMTGVMGITTIIVVTILSLIFVH; encoded by the coding sequence ATGTATTACTTTATTATCATTTTTGTCGCAGTTCTGCTGATGATTCTGGCGATCCAGAAGTGGAACATGCATCCGTTCATCGTCATGCTGCTGATCTCTGTCATTGTCGGATTGGCCTGCGGGCTGGGAACAGAACAGCTTATCTCTACGGTGAAGAGCGGATTCGGCAACATTATGGGCAGCATCGGGATCGTCATCCTGTGCGGCACCATCATTGGTACGATCCTTGAGAAAACCGGTGCGGCGCTGACGATGGCAAACAGTATTCTGAAGCTGGTAGGGAAGAAGCGCAGTGTTCTGACTATGGCGATCACCGGCTATATCACAGGCATACCGGTATTCTGTGATTCCGGGTTCGTGATCCTGAGCCCGATCGCGAGAGCACTGGCGGATCAGTCTAATATTTCCCTGGCGGTCATGGCGACAGCGCTTTCCGGCGGTCTGTATGCGACGCATTGTCTGGTCCCGCCGACCCCCGGACCGATTGCGATGGCAGGTACCCTGGAAGCGGATCTCGGGTTGACGATTCTGGTTGGTTTGCTTATTTCAATCCCGGCCACCATTTCCGCATACATCTATGCGCGCAAGGTTGCCGGTAAGGTTGATATCCCGGCGAATCCGGAGTGCACCGTAGAGCAGCTGCTTGAGAAGTATGGGCATCTGCCCGGGGCGCTGCATAGCTTTGCTCCGATTCTGCTGCCTATTATTCTCATCGCGCTGAAATCCATTGCGGATTTCCCGGCGGCGCCCTTTGGCAGCGGTGTATTGAAGAATGCGATTTCCTTCATCGGAAATCCGGTCATTGCGCTGGTGCTCGGTGTATTCCTCGCCATGACGCTGATTCCGGAAGCGGAGAGAAAGAACACGCTGAAGTGGGTTACGGAGGGCGTTACCAATTCTGCAGGTATCCTGGCGATCACCGGTGCAGGGGGTTCCTTCGGTGCCGTCATACAGCAGCTTCCCATCGCGGATGCATTGAGCAGCTCTCTGCTCGGTCTTGGAGTGGGCGTTCTGCTTCCCTTCCTTATCGCCGCTTTGCTGAAGTGCGCAATGGGAGCTTCCACAGTTGCTATGATCACCACATCTGCAATGATGGCTCCATTGATGGCATCTATGGGCTTTACTTCTCCGCTTGCCAAAACTCTGGTCATCATGGCGATCGGTGCGGGCTCAATGACGGTTTCTCATGCAAATGACTCCTATTTCTGGGTTGTTTCTCAGTTCTCCGATATGAATACCTCGCAGGCATATAAATGCCAGACCGGTATGACCGGCGTTA
- a CDS encoding CdaR family transcriptional regulator gives MSRLDIHEFTHLVQDFVEATSQLVSGRIINIMDANGIIVASTEKSRVGDFHQGAWEVIRTGKPVQIHKEDLERYAGSREGFNMPITDEKGEVFAVVGMFGEEAEVRDAANLLRVYVTQFLKTQLENREKAYMRDMRGRLLDLYLLGDPDNIETILQIQAAVGVRLRYPVQVLIADSKAWLASENPEQADVEKVHHLLWSLETYAETDIYAIKDSHLIWIHSLQGKAWDQSFEERLKTYAEAQNARVSVSSRCNGMESIPEGYKEAKLLQRLPGEHGGLLRMQDPDIRVRYFLNRILAHGGEAYTRELYEKAVESIGRKQMELLLETAAVYYRAGGSVRTASELLHIHKNTLQYRLGHLYEALKLEGTSAFGRELFIRMLEEWHSEKK, from the coding sequence ATGAGCAGACTGGATATACATGAGTTTACCCATCTGGTACAGGACTTTGTGGAGGCTACTTCCCAGCTGGTTAGTGGAAGAATCATAAATATTATGGATGCAAACGGGATCATTGTGGCATCTACCGAAAAGAGCCGGGTGGGGGATTTTCACCAGGGAGCATGGGAAGTCATTCGAACCGGAAAGCCGGTGCAGATCCATAAGGAGGATCTGGAGAGATACGCCGGCTCCCGGGAGGGCTTTAATATGCCGATCACAGATGAAAAGGGGGAGGTTTTTGCTGTGGTCGGGATGTTCGGGGAGGAAGCGGAGGTAAGGGATGCCGCCAATCTGCTTCGAGTGTATGTTACCCAGTTTTTGAAGACACAGCTGGAAAATCGGGAAAAAGCCTATATGCGAGATATGCGGGGCAGGCTGCTGGACTTGTATCTGCTGGGGGATCCGGATAATATCGAGACGATTTTGCAGATTCAGGCTGCCGTTGGAGTCAGGCTTCGGTACCCTGTGCAGGTGCTGATCGCAGACTCCAAGGCCTGGCTGGCTTCGGAAAATCCGGAGCAGGCAGATGTGGAGAAGGTACATCATTTACTTTGGAGCCTGGAGACCTATGCTGAAACTGACATTTATGCAATCAAGGATAGTCATCTGATTTGGATTCATTCTTTGCAGGGAAAGGCGTGGGACCAGAGCTTTGAGGAAAGACTGAAGACCTATGCAGAAGCGCAGAATGCCCGGGTATCTGTAAGCAGCAGGTGCAATGGAATGGAGAGCATTCCGGAAGGATATAAAGAAGCGAAGCTGCTGCAAAGGCTTCCGGGAGAGCATGGAGGGCTTCTGCGGATGCAAGATCCCGATATTCGTGTTCGTTATTTTCTCAACCGGATTCTGGCACATGGCGGGGAGGCATATACGAGGGAGCTGTATGAAAAAGCGGTTGAGAGTATCGGGCGGAAACAGATGGAGCTGCTGCTGGAAACGGCTGCGGTTTACTACCGGGCCGGCGGGAGCGTCAGGACGGCTTCGGAGCTGCTGCACATTCATAAAAATACCTTACAGTACAGACTGGGACATCTGTATGAGGCGCTGAAACTCGAGGGAACGAGTGCGTTTGGGCGAGAGCTCTTTATCAGAATGTTAGAAGAATGGCATTCTGAAAAAAAATAA
- a CDS encoding MBL fold metallo-hydrolase, with product MKLITILDDKPSEHLGLAHEHGLSFFVEQNGHRVLFDFGSGIHTLENMRRLNIAPDSVEYAVGSHGHYDHAGGYPFLEEAGMHCPLVTGEGYFLEKYAGEGSRYTYLGTGFDADLLQRKGIRHRVCSSEIKLNASMTVMTAFERRWDFETIPERFVLRTENGMVPDRFADELCLIVQLRDGLMVIVGCSHPGILNILTAVQQRCGQPIRIVAGGTHLMEADDSRIRETLETMKRFGTRIIGFNHCSGSRIREIVREFPELNAEYLGAGDCLIED from the coding sequence ATGAAACTCATTACCATTCTGGATGACAAGCCCAGTGAGCATCTTGGACTTGCTCATGAGCATGGGTTATCCTTTTTTGTTGAGCAGAATGGGCATCGTGTGCTTTTTGACTTTGGCTCCGGTATCCATACTCTGGAGAATATGAGAAGGCTGAATATTGCTCCGGATTCTGTCGAATATGCAGTGGGAAGCCATGGACATTATGATCATGCCGGAGGCTACCCCTTTTTGGAGGAGGCAGGGATGCATTGCCCTCTGGTAACAGGAGAGGGGTATTTTTTGGAAAAGTACGCCGGTGAGGGAAGCCGTTATACATACCTGGGAACCGGCTTTGATGCGGATCTTCTGCAGAGGAAGGGTATTCGGCACAGAGTCTGTTCTTCGGAAATAAAGCTGAATGCGTCCATGACGGTTATGACAGCATTCGAGCGCAGATGGGACTTCGAGACCATTCCGGAGCGGTTTGTACTGCGAACGGAGAATGGCATGGTTCCGGATCGGTTTGCGGACGAGCTATGTCTGATAGTGCAGCTGAGGGATGGACTGATGGTAATAGTCGGCTGCAGTCATCCTGGTATTCTGAATATCCTGACAGCCGTACAGCAGCGCTGCGGGCAGCCGATCCGCATCGTCGCAGGCGGAACACACCTGATGGAGGCGGACGATTCCAGGATTCGTGAGACCCTGGAGACAATGAAACGCTTCGGCACCCGAATCATCGGCTTTAATCATTGCTCCGGAAGCCGAATTCGAGAGATTGTGAGAGAGTTTCCGGAACTGAATGCAGAGTATCTTGGTGCAGGGGATTGTTTGATCGAGGATTGA
- a CDS encoding glycosyl hydrolase family 28 protein has product MKQFIKQEFIPKKASNIPLWPLSEMHNIDKSEEIIVSSNGKKEQVYTNKFFSFVNVVVESFDATIIIDVLFLKASDIKIKGIKENQYYVKNRGEVKITFPEEGRAVLEPDDDLTNALYITVSRRIEKPENISYYFRKGNIYNIGNVQLNSGDTVYIEDGAIVSGYLSSNGADDIKVIGNGILYGGNWHEEEGNGGERLIALVGGNNIDIEGITLLDGGSWHLVPIGCKNVHINNVNILGKVITGDGIDIVGCNDVLIENSFIRANDDCISIKASGYMGSQGNQNTHNVVVNNCLFWNAEFGNALEIGYETTCDEISHIYFNNCRILHCEYEGNQSGGCLTIHDADRAFVHDIHYENIVIEDAQEKFVDIKVLDSKYSSDTTRGKISNVYFRNISVLGDKFPVSIIRGFEMKHEVSRPTNIYFDNVTVCNKHVMNFRDLHLIKELTDDVYFL; this is encoded by the coding sequence GTGAAACAGTTTATTAAGCAGGAATTTATACCGAAAAAGGCAAGCAACATTCCGTTGTGGCCTCTTTCAGAAATGCATAATATTGATAAATCTGAGGAGATTATTGTATCTTCAAATGGGAAAAAAGAACAAGTATATACTAATAAATTTTTTTCGTTTGTAAATGTAGTTGTTGAAAGCTTTGATGCCACAATAATCATAGACGTTTTGTTTTTGAAGGCTTCAGATATCAAAATTAAAGGAATAAAAGAAAATCAATATTACGTTAAAAACAGAGGAGAAGTTAAGATTACATTTCCTGAAGAGGGCAGAGCTGTACTTGAACCGGATGACGACTTGACAAATGCCCTTTATATTACAGTATCCAGACGGATAGAGAAGCCTGAAAATATAAGCTATTACTTTAGAAAGGGAAATATCTATAATATAGGTAATGTGCAGCTTAATAGTGGCGATACAGTTTATATAGAAGATGGAGCCATTGTTAGTGGATATCTGTCGTCAAATGGTGCAGATGATATTAAGGTTATAGGCAATGGGATTCTTTACGGAGGAAATTGGCATGAAGAAGAAGGTAATGGCGGGGAAAGGTTAATTGCATTGGTTGGCGGGAATAATATAGACATAGAAGGGATTACTCTTTTGGATGGCGGTTCATGGCATCTTGTTCCAATTGGCTGCAAAAATGTACATATCAATAATGTAAACATTTTAGGAAAAGTAATAACAGGGGATGGAATTGATATAGTTGGATGTAATGATGTGCTGATAGAAAACAGCTTTATTAGAGCAAATGATGATTGTATCTCTATTAAAGCATCTGGGTATATGGGTTCACAAGGAAATCAAAATACTCACAATGTAGTAGTGAACAATTGCCTATTTTGGAATGCAGAATTTGGAAATGCATTAGAAATAGGATATGAGACAACTTGCGACGAAATTTCTCATATCTATTTCAATAATTGCCGCATATTACATTGCGAATATGAGGGGAATCAGTCTGGAGGATGCCTCACAATACACGATGCGGATAGAGCTTTTGTACATGACATCCATTATGAAAATATAGTAATTGAAGACGCGCAAGAAAAATTTGTAGATATTAAAGTGCTGGATTCAAAGTATTCTTCTGATACAACAAGAGGTAAAATATCAAACGTTTATTTTCGTAATATAAGTGTGCTTGGAGATAAATTTCCTGTTTCAATTATCCGAGGATTTGAAATGAAACATGAAGTATCAAGACCAACAAATATATATTTTGATAATGTTACTGTTTGCAACAAACATGTGATGAATTTCCGAGATCTCCATCTTATTAAAGAATTAACGGATGACGTATATTTTTTATAG
- a CDS encoding LacI family DNA-binding transcriptional regulator, whose protein sequence is MITIVDIAKASGVSVGTASRALNGKSNVSENAKNKVLAAAEELHYIPNESARLMKLNDTHSVIIIVKGISNTFFSPIIDMISERLEESDYSIILAPADRVNDIVFWAKKLNCEKNPNGIIFLGGDFTQSIEELKHFPVPFVLSSIGSIDDSMRFKNGSVVGSDDFSLGYLTTEYLILKGHKKIAFLMADPDSAMCKLRKQGCRKAMEDHGIDLNESLIFLAGNTESSFSIEMGYSAVADSINNLEFSALVAFSDTLAFGAMRALKEKNIHVPSDVSVIGMDGTSLARYSVPSITTATVDINYLADETVKELLSLMRGESNGTICKKQPHIIIGESTSNYIF, encoded by the coding sequence ATGATCACTATAGTTGATATAGCAAAGGCAAGTGGTGTGTCTGTTGGAACTGCATCACGCGCATTAAACGGTAAATCCAATGTAAGTGAGAATGCTAAAAATAAGGTTCTTGCTGCAGCAGAAGAATTGCACTATATACCTAATGAAAGCGCCAGGCTGATGAAACTGAATGATACCCATTCAGTAATCATTATTGTCAAAGGCATTTCTAATACATTTTTTTCACCTATTATTGACATGATTTCAGAGAGACTTGAAGAGTCGGATTATTCGATAATACTAGCGCCTGCAGATAGAGTAAATGATATTGTTTTCTGGGCAAAAAAATTAAATTGTGAAAAAAACCCAAATGGAATCATATTTCTTGGAGGTGATTTTACACAGTCAATTGAAGAGTTAAAGCATTTTCCGGTGCCGTTTGTTTTAAGCTCTATTGGCTCCATTGATGATTCGATGAGGTTTAAAAATGGCTCAGTTGTTGGAAGCGATGATTTTTCTCTTGGTTATCTGACGACAGAGTATCTCATTTTAAAAGGACATAAGAAAATTGCTTTTTTGATGGCAGATCCTGATTCTGCTATGTGTAAGCTGAGAAAACAGGGATGCAGGAAGGCTATGGAGGATCATGGTATTGATCTTAATGAATCCCTCATTTTTTTAGCAGGAAATACAGAATCATCCTTTTCTATAGAGATGGGATACAGCGCAGTCGCAGACAGTATAAATAATCTTGAATTTTCAGCGCTAGTGGCATTTTCCGATACATTAGCATTTGGAGCAATGAGAGCTTTAAAGGAAAAAAATATTCATGTGCCATCTGATGTATCAGTAATTGGAATGGATGGAACATCTCTTGCGCGATATTCAGTGCCATCTATTACTACAGCCACGGTAGATATTAACTATTTAGCAGATGAAACAGTCAAGGAGCTCTTGTCACTTATGAGAGGTGAGTCTAATGGTACGATATGCAAAAAGCAACCGCATATTATCATAGGTGAATCAACATCAAATTATATATTTTAG
- a CDS encoding MBL fold metallo-hydrolase, giving the protein MDNLNIEYIEGFAVQLVGYKTWAIDEFGIAQCYLIEGETQAALIDTGVGQGNLRGIVDKLTNKPYIVINTHGHTDHIGGNDEFTDHPIFMNEYDDNISHIERLSDEDLTKFFKKSFNEPGFYGQKIYNMKRRYGKFTYNNISEGDVFDLGGRTLEVIETPGHTQGSIVLFDKEDRYMFSGDTIVSTPILIFNGLNSATVEKFHKSLDKLMSFREKTDIIYPGHYLRPIGTTYIDELWELSEMIYKGEASSSSFDLSHMTTEKTIISKYRKASIVYTPDYVLDMAD; this is encoded by the coding sequence ATGGATAATTTGAATATTGAATATATAGAAGGATTTGCAGTTCAACTTGTGGGATATAAAACATGGGCTATTGATGAATTTGGAATAGCGCAATGTTATCTGATTGAAGGTGAGACACAAGCTGCTTTGATTGATACCGGGGTGGGACAAGGTAACCTCCGTGGCATTGTAGATAAGTTGACAAACAAGCCTTACATAGTAATTAATACTCACGGTCATACCGATCATATAGGGGGTAATGATGAATTCACAGATCATCCTATCTTTATGAATGAGTATGATGATAATATTTCTCACATAGAGAGACTTTCCGATGAAGATCTTACAAAATTCTTTAAAAAAAGTTTTAATGAGCCGGGTTTTTACGGTCAGAAGATATACAATATGAAACGCCGTTATGGAAAATTCACTTATAATAATATAAGTGAAGGAGATGTGTTTGATCTTGGAGGGAGAACATTGGAAGTAATTGAAACTCCGGGGCACACACAAGGTTCAATTGTACTCTTTGACAAGGAAGACAGATACATGTTTTCAGGAGATACAATTGTCAGCACCCCTATCTTGATTTTCAATGGGCTAAATAGTGCTACGGTTGAAAAATTTCATAAATCTCTGGATAAACTAATGTCTTTTCGTGAAAAGACCGATATAATATATCCTGGGCATTATCTTCGTCCAATAGGGACAACATACATTGATGAATTATGGGAATTATCTGAGATGATATATAAAGGAGAAGCGAGCAGTAGTTCATTCGACTTATCTCATATGACCACAGAAAAAACTATTATTAGTAAATATAGAAAAGCTTCTATTGTCTATACGCCGGATTATGTACTTGATATGGCAGATTAA
- a CDS encoding carbohydrate ABC transporter permease: MKKKRIEHNAIITVVFLALGIIFCSPFLLLLINAFKPYNDMVSNFLAWPKSFYLDNFVNAVVQMHFLRAVGNSAIITIGTMAVATIISFTASYGIYHIQGKLGRLLYLFFTLGQIIPFHSIMIALSVQLNKLGLNNKYIALIILYSGFHCCFGVFTYYGFLKSIPKELEEAAEIDGCSVLKSMTLVVFPLLKSTTITLNVLFFLWTWNDFLMPSLYLGKNKKTLTVMIYMFKSTSGSKWNLLLAGLVLAIVPVVVIYVIAQKYITEGLTAGAVKG; the protein is encoded by the coding sequence ATGAAGAAAAAGAGAATCGAGCACAATGCTATTATAACCGTGGTCTTTCTCGCCCTCGGAATTATTTTTTGCTCTCCATTCCTGCTTCTTCTGATTAATGCTTTTAAGCCATACAATGATATGGTTTCAAATTTCCTTGCATGGCCTAAATCATTTTATCTGGATAATTTTGTAAATGCAGTAGTACAAATGCATTTCCTTAGAGCAGTTGGAAATTCTGCAATAATTACTATTGGAACAATGGCAGTAGCTACTATTATTTCATTTACGGCATCTTATGGTATATATCATATACAAGGAAAATTAGGAAGATTATTATACCTGTTTTTTACCCTTGGTCAAATTATACCATTTCATTCTATTATGATTGCTCTCTCCGTGCAGCTTAACAAACTTGGACTAAATAATAAGTACATTGCACTTATTATTCTGTATTCTGGATTTCATTGCTGCTTTGGGGTGTTTACTTATTATGGATTTTTAAAAAGTATTCCAAAAGAACTTGAAGAAGCGGCAGAAATAGATGGATGCAGTGTATTAAAGAGTATGACTCTTGTTGTATTTCCGCTCTTGAAGTCAACAACAATAACACTTAATGTTCTTTTCTTCTTATGGACATGGAATGACTTCCTTATGCCAAGTCTTTACTTGGGAAAGAACAAAAAAACTTTGACAGTTATGATTTATATGTTTAAGAGTACATCCGGATCCAAATGGAATCTTCTCCTTGCCGGGCTGGTACTTGCAATAGTTCCTGTAGTAGTTATATATGTAATAGCCCAGAAATACATTACGGAAGGTCTTACTGCCGGAGCTGTGAAGGGATAA
- a CDS encoding carbohydrate ABC transporter permease: protein MGKTYKRRLKYYLLLILPALCIYIFAEIFPIISTVGYSFLKWNLMTNRKAFIGLQNYIKIFSDTAFWKSFGVNIELGVWTIIGSNILGFIIAYFLNEKLYRRGAIRTLFFIPNVISTVLISFIWVFIYSQVMPAIGKAITWDWLANASWFGTRRMAMITIITVSIWQNIGFLMLIYTAGLQTISKDIIEASEMDGCTGLNKIFKIQIPLLMPSITINLFVSIASSFKAYDIANALTGGGPSGSTQPMSMNIYQEAFVKYNLGYGSAKSVILFIIVAIITCIQLYLTSRKEVEA from the coding sequence ATGGGAAAGACATATAAGAGGAGATTAAAATATTATCTTCTGCTGATTCTTCCGGCACTGTGCATATATATTTTTGCTGAAATTTTTCCTATTATAAGCACTGTGGGATATTCATTTTTGAAATGGAATCTCATGACAAATAGAAAGGCTTTTATTGGGCTGCAAAATTACATTAAAATATTTTCTGATACGGCTTTTTGGAAGTCGTTTGGAGTAAATATAGAGCTCGGAGTATGGACAATCATTGGGAGTAATATTCTTGGATTTATTATTGCATATTTTTTAAATGAAAAACTGTATCGCCGTGGGGCAATCAGAACATTATTTTTCATTCCAAATGTTATAAGTACAGTTCTTATATCTTTTATATGGGTATTTATATATTCACAGGTAATGCCGGCAATTGGCAAAGCAATAACTTGGGACTGGCTTGCCAATGCCAGCTGGTTCGGGACAAGAAGAATGGCAATGATAACTATAATTACCGTTTCTATTTGGCAAAATATAGGATTTCTTATGCTGATCTATACGGCAGGGCTTCAAACCATTTCCAAGGATATTATCGAAGCAAGTGAAATGGACGGATGCACAGGACTGAATAAGATATTTAAAATACAGATTCCTCTTTTAATGCCGTCTATCACGATTAACCTATTTGTATCAATAGCATCTTCATTTAAAGCATATGATATAGCGAATGCTTTGACAGGGGGAGGCCCTTCTGGATCGACACAGCCTATGTCTATGAATATTTATCAGGAGGCATTCGTAAAGTATAATTTAGGATATGGATCTGCAAAGTCGGTTATTCTTTTTATAATTGTAGCAATTATCACTTGCATACAGTTATATTTAACGAGTAGAAAGGAGGTAGAAGCATGA
- a CDS encoding ABC transporter substrate-binding protein: MKRRVLSVILAAATAMTVAACGNSNSSTVAQSVAADNSSSAATTAFADTAYTGDPYEIKMVVWSAEWGNKLDRMMEAFNEEHKDDGLTLTIEMQSGDYSNFLGSCAATGEYPDVFILTPYAQVQQYAKNGSIKDLSGEPFVDKVYKGSLASVTYDGKIYGYPANYEYLGVFYNKDLFEKAGITEVPTTPDEFKKDCQALQDAGITPIAATWKESWTLKHLLSMLISPFVADNEAGFVSGLNDGSQTFDQDWMTQVLDFADIIKEYSGSNRMDLDSTAGFNAMATGSAAMQFTGEFSTEVNYAMDQPQNIGVFAVPVSKDPSQNKLGVDVGITYCVNANTSNYPAVQQLLKYLSDPDDPNGYIVINCSAPGAAPPAMPFDGLYDSPSNEDYNKYNDDNMTCNWIYQQYVNGFDVMSGDLFQGYFAGTEDRDQFISDLKDQYASYVEANQ; the protein is encoded by the coding sequence ATGAAGAGAAGGGTACTATCAGTTATATTAGCTGCTGCAACAGCAATGACTGTTGCAGCGTGTGGAAATTCAAATTCCTCAACCGTAGCACAATCCGTGGCGGCAGACAATTCTTCTTCAGCAGCGACAACAGCATTTGCAGATACTGCTTATACGGGAGATCCCTATGAAATAAAAATGGTCGTTTGGTCAGCTGAATGGGGAAACAAACTGGACAGGATGATGGAGGCCTTCAATGAAGAGCACAAAGATGATGGCCTTACACTTACGATAGAGATGCAGTCAGGAGATTATTCCAATTTCCTTGGCAGCTGCGCAGCGACAGGAGAATACCCGGATGTGTTTATTCTTACCCCGTATGCCCAGGTTCAGCAGTATGCTAAGAATGGAAGCATTAAGGATCTGAGTGGAGAACCATTTGTAGATAAGGTTTATAAGGGATCTCTTGCCTCTGTAACGTATGATGGAAAAATTTATGGATATCCGGCAAACTATGAATATCTAGGAGTGTTTTATAACAAAGATTTGTTCGAAAAGGCTGGAATAACAGAAGTTCCGACTACTCCGGATGAGTTCAAAAAGGATTGTCAGGCATTGCAGGATGCAGGAATTACTCCTATTGCGGCAACTTGGAAAGAGTCCTGGACGTTAAAGCATCTTCTTAGCATGCTTATTTCTCCTTTTGTGGCTGACAATGAAGCAGGATTTGTTTCTGGTCTTAATGATGGAAGTCAGACATTTGATCAGGATTGGATGACGCAGGTGCTTGATTTTGCAGATATCATCAAGGAGTATTCCGGAAGTAATAGGATGGATCTTGATTCCACTGCAGGATTTAATGCGATGGCTACCGGATCCGCAGCAATGCAGTTTACTGGAGAGTTTAGTACGGAAGTTAACTACGCCATGGATCAGCCGCAGAATATTGGAGTATTTGCAGTTCCGGTATCTAAGGATCCTTCTCAGAATAAATTAGGAGTAGATGTAGGCATTACGTATTGCGTAAATGCAAATACATCAAATTATCCGGCAGTACAGCAGCTTCTTAAATATCTGTCAGATCCTGATGATCCGAACGGCTATATTGTAATTAACTGCAGTGCGCCAGGAGCAGCGCCGCCGGCAATGCCTTTTGATGGTCTGTATGATAGCCCTTCAAATGAAGATTATAATAAGTATAATGACGATAATATGACTTGCAACTGGATATATCAGCAGTATGTAAATGGTTTTGATGTCATGTCTGGTGATCTTTTCCAAGGCTATTTTGCAGGGACTGAGGACAGAGATCAGTTCATATCTGATTTGAAGGATCAGTATGCGTCGTACGTAGAAGCAAATCAGTAA
- a CDS encoding transposase, with the protein MYLSVILDLCDKRPVAYANSDRNDNSLVLTTFEKAIKRNPKASPILHSDRGCQYTSKEFRKKIVTAGMTRSMSRVAHCIDNGPMEGFWGIMKRKMYYGHQFRTKEELLIMIKGYMICYSTKRVQRNLKIMPPMEYHKMISPQTSARSELE; encoded by the coding sequence ATTTATCTGAGCGTTATATTGGATCTGTGCGATAAGCGGCCGGTTGCTTATGCTAATAGTGATCGCAATGATAATTCGCTCGTACTCACAACGTTTGAAAAAGCTATAAAAAGAAATCCGAAAGCAAGCCCTATTCTCCATAGCGACAGAGGGTGCCAATATACATCAAAAGAATTCCGGAAGAAAATCGTAACTGCAGGAATGACGCGAAGCATGTCAAGAGTAGCCCATTGCATCGACAACGGGCCTATGGAAGGCTTCTGGGGAATTATGAAACGTAAGATGTACTATGGACATCAGTTCAGGACGAAAGAAGAACTTCTTATAATGATTAAGGGATACATGATCTGCTATTCAACAAAACGCGTACAGAGAAATCTAAAAATCATGCCCCCAATGGAATACCATAAAATGATCAGCCCCCAGACGTCCGCCAGATCTGAATTAGAATAG
- a CDS encoding cyclophilin-like fold protein: MPRNDEQIITVPGDIILYQGNQITIYYDENTWNFTRLVQK, encoded by the coding sequence CTGCCGAGAAATGACGAGCAGATCATCACCGTGCCCGGCGACATTATCCTGTACCAGGGAAATCAGATCACGATTTATTACGACGAGAATACCTGGAATTTCACCCGGCTGGTGCAGAAATGA